The genomic interval CACTGTTCTTCTGTGCAGGCCTGTTCCTGTAAGGATTCAAAAGCGGCTTCCTGCGCCTCAAGAAATTGATTTTGAGAAATCAGGTCAAAATAGGTGGAAAGTTTGGTCAGAAAACTGTTGAAAATAATTTGCTGCTGAACCTGCGAGACTTCACCGAGAACCGCAACCGGTGAAACCGCGGCTGGTGGCTTGTTCTGCGCCTGACTGACTGACGCAATCGAAAGAATCAGGGCTGTCAGAAGGAATTTTTTTATGGTTCTAAAATTGATTGAAGCTTGAATGAAAAAAATCATAGCTCATTTATGGCGGGAGATGCTGAAAATCTTCAAATAATTTTTCAGAGACTATTTATTTTCGAAAAGTTTACAAGTTTCTTTTACCACAAATTCTTTTTTGAACTTTCTAATTTCAGGGTTGTTTTCCTTGAAATGCGGAACTATAATTGGCCAATTGTGAGTTTTTCAGATCAAATTCTGAAAAGTTTTATGAGGATTCTCACTATAAAAAACTGTTTTTAACAAGACTGTTGACGAAGGCCACAGGAATCTGTTAGGAACAAAATTCAAGAATAACTTTAACCTACAGGTGTTTATGAAATTTTTTATCTATCCCAAGGATGAACCCAAAAAAGAAGATACTTTTCAGGCAAAAGACTTTGAAATATCTCCTGAAGTATTTCTGAAAACCCGAAGAAATTCTCAAAAACCCTATGTCTTTGATTTGAGACCACAAGCTGAGTATAATTCAGACCATCTTCCCGGAGCGTATTCACTTCCGCTGGAGCATCTTGAAAGTAATATTTATCAAATGCCCTACAACGGAGATATCCTGCTTTATGGCGGGACAGCGGGCGAAACCCTTGAAGCGGCTAAACTACTGTATGAAAATGGTTTCGACAGTTTTGGCTACACTGAATCGTATGACATACTGAAAGATGCTCTCAAAGCTTCTACTGAGGATGTCCGGTTGATGGATTTGCCTGAAGAACAGCGTGCTGGAATCATTGAGGATATTCTGGACAACAAGATCCGTCCCGCTCTGGCTTCAGATGGTGGAGGTCTGAGCGTGCTGAACATTGATGGAAATCAGGTGTTTGTGGAGTATCATGGTGCCTGTGGATCCTGTCCCAGTTCAACATCGGGCACCCTCAAATTCATTGAAAGCCAGCTCACCATATCGCTCAATCATGATATGCAGGTGATTCCAGCCTGATTTGCCTGAGGGACAATCCTGTCCAGGCAACTCTCTACCGTCGAGGAGTAATAACCAAGGCGATCGCAGGAAAAAACATACCGGAATTGTTGTTGTAACAAATTATTCCGAAGACGGTAGCATCGGGTTACGTCCCGATGAAATTACACAGATTTGTCGCCCTCCCCGGGACGTAACCCGGGGCTACCATTTCCGGGAGCTTCTTTTCCGGTTTTAGCCTAACCCGTTTGTATAACATCTTTCAGGACAGTCTTATGAACCGTTTTTCCACCTTGTGTGACTCCTACAATTCCTATCTGACAGATGCTGCAAACTATCATGAAGATTGTGCCAGAATGCTGGATAAACTCCGTTATATGTTTCTGGCTTATCTGGAATGCGATCAGGATGCGGTGATCTTCCGCTCTGCCAAGCCCGCTGAACAGGGTGCCAAAAATGAGCCGCCCCCACCTCCTGTGGTTGGTCCGCAGGCTAAACCTCTCATGAGTTTTGGGGATGGCGGATTCTGGAATGTTTTGCTGGTGATTTTTCTACCTCAATCCACCGAGCCTCAAAAAAAAGGCACCGTGTGGTTTCGTTTGAATATCAAGAAAAGCAAACTGGATCAGGATTTTTTTACAATTAAAATTATCGCGCCCCCCCTTGACAGCACGCCCATTGAAAGGAAAATCTCACAAGATTCATTTGACAAGACAGGGAAGGAACTATGTGACTGGATGTATCATGAGGCTGTGCATCTGTATCAGAATTCGTTTCAAACCCTGCTTGCGGAAGGAACCCAACGAATCGGTTTTCAGATGCAGGAAATTGAAGAAGCGCTTCCACAAAAACTGGAACACCTCATGTCATAATCCAGTCACACTGACGGGCGTGTTTTGCTGGCTGGTTTGTCCATTTCCCAACCGCCCCTGAGCGCCTGCTCCCCAGCATTGAATCCCGCCACTGGAAAGCACCGCACAGGTGTGAGAGTCTCCAGCCTCAACATGAACCGCGGAAGTTATACCTGATACCGTTACCGGGATATTGCTGGAACTGGCGATGCCATCACCCAATTGACCTGAGGTCCCATCCCCCCAGCATTTGACAAGACTGTCACTGGTTCTGGCACAACTGTGCTTATCTCCCAAAGATAACTGGATGGCATTGGTCAGGTTCAAAACATCCACTGGACTATTCTGCTGAGTGTTGGCTCCATTTCCCAACTGGCCTGAACTTCCATCTCCCCAGCATTTGACCAAACCTGTCAACAACAGCGCGCAACTGTGATTGTTTCCTACCGCGATTTGTTTGCTATCAGGCAGATCGGTCACAGCGACAGGCACGCCTGAAAGACTGGCATTGCCATTTCCCAGTTGCCCTGATGAACCCTGTCCCCAGCACCTGACAAGTCCGCTACTCAACAAGGCACACGCATGATCAAATCCCGCGGAAATCTGTGATGCGCTGGTAATGCCGCTGACTGTCACGGCCGTGGATGAATTGCTTAAATTGCTGTCTCCCAGTTGCCCTGATCCGCCGGCACCCCAGCATTGAACAGAACCTGAAGAGAGAACGGCGCAAGTATGAGTGCTTCCTCCTGAAATATCAGCCACTCCTGTAACATTGCTAACAGCTACCGGGGTGTATTGAGAAACAGAAAGACCATTCCCCAATTGTCCATTCCCGCCTTCGCCCCAGCATTTTGCTGTTCCAGAACTGAGTCTGGCACAGGCATGAGATGCTCCTGTTCCGAGGGATGAGGCTGATGTGATGTCCAGAACCTGGATGGGCGTTGTGAGAAACGTGGTTCCGCCATATCCCAGTTGTCCGGAACCACTGTTTCCCCAGCATTTGACATAACCCGTGTTCAACAGCGCGCAGGAAAAGCTGCTTCCAAGGGATAGGATCGGAAGTTGATAACTGATAGACGCACTGGCCGCGGAAGTCATGTTGTCAGCAGCATCCTTGAACCAGGCATAGACCGTGAGGGTGCCATTGCCTGACAGCAGGTATGAAACATCTGTAGAAAATGAAGTTGATTCTGTGGTGCTGACCCATCCGGCAGACGAACCCGAAGGAGTCGTTGAGGATGTTGAAATGTAATAGGCCGTTATACCGATATTGTCCGTTGCTGACAGCGTTAGCGTGACTGCCAGATCGGTAGTTGTAGAACTGCCTTTATTAATGGAAATAGTCGGATTTGTGGGTGACGTGGTATCGGGAATGTACTGGATATTGTCGGAGGCAACCTTGGAAACATTTCCGGCTGCATCACTGAACCATGCATAAACACGCTGGGAACCATTGACATTCAGCGTGTAAGAGATTGTTGTAGAAAAATGAATGGCTGAGGTGACAGATACCCACCCTGATTTTGTGATGGCTGGAGTGTCCGGACTTTCAGAAATATAATAACCTGTAACACCCACATCATCACTGGCCGTCAAGGTCAGGGTTACCCGGAGCGAATTGGTGGTTTCATTACCAGCGTTGATAGACACATAGGGAG from SAR324 cluster bacterium carries:
- a CDS encoding NifU family protein, coding for MPYNGDILLYGGTAGETLEAAKLLYENGFDSFGYTESYDILKDALKASTEDVRLMDLPEEQRAGIIEDILDNKIRPALASDGGGLSVLNIDGNQVFVEYHGACGSCPSSTSGTLKFIESQLTISLNHDMQVIPA